Within Betaproteobacteria bacterium, the genomic segment AACGCCGTCGAGCCGAACAACTTTCCCCACGCCATCGTCCACGGGCTCAGGGTGGAAAGGCGCTGCCAGTCCCACGTCTTGTCGAGCATTTCGTCGACAATCGAATTGCCCGCCAGCCGCGATCCCCAAAGCAGCGTAATCAGGCTGAAGCCGGCCAATCCCAGCCAGCTCACATGTTCGACGGCTTTCGGTTTATCGATGGCGGCGAGCGCCAGGAACGCCAGCCCGAGAACCGCCGGCATGGCCAGCAGGCGGTGGGTGGTAATTTCCAGCCAGAGATTACGGCGCAGTTCCGGATTCATCATGAGGACGCCCGCTCCAGTGTGGCGACGGGCGGAGTGGATTTCATGGTGCGCAAATAGGACTCGTGAAGATTCTCGCGCTCGTCGGCAAAGCTGATGACGGGCAATTGGGCGTCGACCAGTGCGCGCAACAATGCGGCACGCGCCAACGCATCGGCGGGAAGCGTCAGAATTGCCTGGCCGCTGACATCATCGCAACTCAGCAGTTGAACATTCGGCAGGGTGCCCGCCACGGCACCGACGCGTACCGCCAGCGTGTTACCGCCATCAGCGAACAAGGCGCGCACGCGAATCAGGCCGTCGGCCGCGTTTGCCTCGGCAAGCGAGCGGCTCTCGACGATGCGGCCGCCGCGCATCACCAGCATGTGCGTCGAGTACTCATCCAGTTCGGCGAGTATGTGCGAGGACACAATCAGCGTCATCCCGGACGCACGCAGTTGCTGGAACAGGCCGGCGAGTTCATGCCGCGCCTCGGGGTCAAGGCCTGAGGCCGGTTCGTCGAGGATCAGCA encodes:
- a CDS encoding ABC transporter ATP-binding protein; this translates as MPSTDVVRVRNLTYEYPGVRALDDVSFSVARGSVTALVGPNGAGKTTLLRCMAALDQPLEGDIEVDGIDVLEHPRECHRRIGYLSDFFGLYASLTVRQCLAYAASSQGLADRDVDQAVSLTATRLNLTAKLDAASDNLSRGQRQRVAIGQALIHSPGLLILDEPASGLDPEARHELAGLFQQLRASGMTLIVSSHILAELDEYSTHMLVMRGGRIVESRSLAEANAADGLIRVRALFADGGNTLAVRVGAVAGTLPNVQLLSCDDVSGQAILTLPADALARAALLRALVDAQLPVISFADERENLHESYLRTMKSTPPVATLERASS